Proteins encoded in a region of the Rutidosis leptorrhynchoides isolate AG116_Rl617_1_P2 chromosome 9, CSIRO_AGI_Rlap_v1, whole genome shotgun sequence genome:
- the LOC139867323 gene encoding PIGF/3-ketodihydrosphingosine reductase fusion protein-like isoform X1 — protein sequence MKSKNITGVQNLSPSKVFVSHLSSGIALASSFWLAVNVFSINLIDHPSETLRLISLIEIPVVILVYSIYRKDKYQSSYLKAVARGLLGVPVGAAANALGAIALGAPVGTQYFQRTLNWSLMMSAFTVVPAACVYGSSWVDWHRIFAHTTYVLDYMNHSHDKDISNVGLVSNAHPSKQINKPIESIDYMICLPAHGAIIGAWFGAWPMPLDWERAWQEWPISVTYGAIIGYLVGLLASFSSVLFHHSRQHVKGD from the exons ATGAAGAGTAAAAATATCACCGGCGTACAAAACCTATCACCTTCAAAGGTATTTGTTTCGCATTTGAGTAGCGGAATTGCTTTAGCATCATCGTTTTGGCTAGCAGTTAATGTTTTCTCCATTAATTTGATCGATCATCCATCTGAAACACTCCGTTTAATTTCG CTGATTGAGATCCCAGTTGTGATTCTTGTATACAGTATATATCGGAAAGATAAGTACCAGAGTTCG TACTTGAAGGCTGTAGCTAGAGGTTTATTGGGAGTTCCTGTTG GTGCTGCCGCCAATGCACTTGGAGCTATTGCTTTAGGAGCACCTGTTGGTACTCA ATACTTTCAAAGAACTCTCAACTGGTCGCTTATGATGTCCGCATTTACT GTTGTCCCTGCAGCTTGCGTATACGGTTCATCTTGGGTTGATTGGCATCGTATATTTGCACATACAACGTATGTTCTTGATTATATGAATCATTCACATGACAAAGATATAAGTAATGTGGGATTAGTATCTAATGCTCATCCATCAAAGCAAATAAATAA GCCAATCGAATCTATTGATTATATGATATGTTTGCCTGCACATGGTGCAATAATTGGAGCTTGGTTTGGGGCCTGGCCCATGCCACTTGACTGGGAAAGAGCGTGGCAG GAATGGCCAATTTCTGTAACTTATGGTGCTATCATTGGGTACTTGGTCGGATTATTAGCTTCTTTCAGTTCTGTACTCTTTCATCATTCACGTCAACACGTTAAGGGAGATTAG
- the LOC139867323 gene encoding PIGF/3-ketodihydrosphingosine reductase fusion protein-like isoform X2, which produces MKSKNITGVQNLSPSKVFVSHLSSGIALASSFWLAVNVFSINLIDHPSETLRLISLIEIPVVILVYSIYRKDKYQSSYLKAVARGLLGVPVGAAANALGAIALGAPVGTQYFQRTLNWSLMMSAFTVVPAACVYGSSWVDWHRIFAHTTPIESIDYMICLPAHGAIIGAWFGAWPMPLDWERAWQEWPISVTYGAIIGYLVGLLASFSSVLFHHSRQHVKGD; this is translated from the exons ATGAAGAGTAAAAATATCACCGGCGTACAAAACCTATCACCTTCAAAGGTATTTGTTTCGCATTTGAGTAGCGGAATTGCTTTAGCATCATCGTTTTGGCTAGCAGTTAATGTTTTCTCCATTAATTTGATCGATCATCCATCTGAAACACTCCGTTTAATTTCG CTGATTGAGATCCCAGTTGTGATTCTTGTATACAGTATATATCGGAAAGATAAGTACCAGAGTTCG TACTTGAAGGCTGTAGCTAGAGGTTTATTGGGAGTTCCTGTTG GTGCTGCCGCCAATGCACTTGGAGCTATTGCTTTAGGAGCACCTGTTGGTACTCA ATACTTTCAAAGAACTCTCAACTGGTCGCTTATGATGTCCGCATTTACT GTTGTCCCTGCAGCTTGCGTATACGGTTCATCTTGGGTTGATTGGCATCGTATATTTGCACATACAAC GCCAATCGAATCTATTGATTATATGATATGTTTGCCTGCACATGGTGCAATAATTGGAGCTTGGTTTGGGGCCTGGCCCATGCCACTTGACTGGGAAAGAGCGTGGCAG GAATGGCCAATTTCTGTAACTTATGGTGCTATCATTGGGTACTTGGTCGGATTATTAGCTTCTTTCAGTTCTGTACTCTTTCATCATTCACGTCAACACGTTAAGGGAGATTAG